Proteins found in one Triticum urartu cultivar G1812 chromosome 4, Tu2.1, whole genome shotgun sequence genomic segment:
- the LOC125554989 gene encoding uncharacterized protein LOC125554989 — protein MPSYTEAPSESEEEEYVPDGEEEEAEEEGEEEAEEGGGEVDPALWGDLPPGSSQGWLRGNAGLPTPPSIEEHKWLIEPVGTENWILHGKGRKPNGLITVLLKEFWPGLFCPRPDRDPQQRVLATSWAHYEACSNAEYGTTTKAVITKFWQLYRFLDEHKARADVVLLAAAKKKARQLQYEVRWVAVSQYYHYYLHQKMTKTQAQKLRLTLSKEQFMMVVPRWCYGRHDGWASLVDRWLGADAEFAAKSIKARANRGDDGTHGQGNRNHWGFKAMKEDKLKRPLSDMESWKMARERSHRKEGESQYYGKTEEHLGSYIHHYQELHPDVPVAEVAQSQIDDTAVVAIQGKKNGRYPCFDGLITPSISYTRLRASNPSQLESTGRSQTPLARQHAAYKEFVEDRNLEVREYLKRVKANDDYNRQMMTAMLASWTNRTDPPQMGPPPPPAGEPPHVPTFDEWVALGSDGSVSTFA, from the exons ATGCCCTCCTATACAGAGGCACCTTCTGAGTCTGAGGAGGAGGAGTATGTTCCTgatggcgaggaggaggaggccgaggaagagggtgaggaggaggccgaggagggTGGAGGGGAGGTTGATCCCGCGTTGTGGGGTGACTTGCCACCGGGTTCTTCGCAGGGGTGGCTGCGTGGTAATGCCGGACTACCTACACCACCTTCTATCGAGGAGCACAAGTGGCTCATTGAACCTGTGGGGACAGA AAACTGGATCCTTCACGGAAAGGGCCGTAAACCGAACGGCCTTATCACTGTCCTGTTGAAGGAGTTTTGGCCTGGCCTATTCTGCCCGCGGCCAGACAGGGACCCGCAGCAGcgggttttggccacgagctggGCCCACTACGAGGCTTGCAGCAACGCGGAGTACGGGACGACCACTAAGGCCGTGATCACCAAATTTTGG CAACTCTATAGATTTCTTGATGAGCACAAGGCCAGAGCCGACGTGGTCTTGCTTGCGGCTGCGAAGAAGAAAGCTCGTCAGTTGCAGTACGAGGTGCGCTGGGTTGCCGTCTCGCAGTACTACCACTACTACCTGCACCAAAAGATGACCAAAACTCAAGCGCAGAAGCTACGACTTACCTTGAGCAAGGAGCAGTTCATGATG GTTGTTCCTCGTTGGTGCTATGGAAGGCATGACGGATGGGCGAGTTTGGTGGATAGGTGGCTCGGCGCCGATGCAGAGTTTGCTGCCAAGAGCATCAAGGCCCGGGCTAACCGTGGAGACGACGGGACACACGGCCAAGGAAACAGGAACCACTGGGGCTTCAAGGCCATGAAG GAGGACAAGTTGAAGAGGCCGCTCTCAGACATGGAGTCGTGGAAGATGGCCCGCGAGCGGAGTCATCGCAAGGAGGGCGAGAGCCAGTACTACGGCAAGACCGAGGAGCACCTGGGGTCTTACATTCATCACTATCAGGAGTTGCATCCGGATGTTCCTGTTGCTGAGGTCGCCCAGTCTCAGATCGACGACACGGCGGTGGTGGCCATCCAGGGGAAGAAGAATGGCCGGTATCCGTGTTTCGATGGCTTGATCACTCCTTCGATCTCGTACACACGGCTTCGGGCTAGCAACCCGAGCCAGTTAGAGAGTACGGGGCGTTCACAGACTCCCTTAGCCCGCCAGCATGCT GCATATAAGGAGTTTGTCGAGGATAGGAATCTCGAGGTGCGGGAGTACTTGAAACGAGTGAAGGCAAACGATGATTACAACCGTCAGATGATGACG GCTATGTTGGCGTCTTGGACTAACCGCACGGATCCACCACAAATGGGACCCCCACCACCACCTGCGGGAGAACCCCCACACGTACCCACGTTCGATGAATGGGTGGCACTAGGCAGTGATGGTTCGGTTAGTACATTTGCCTAA